The genomic segment CGTTCAAGCAGAGAGGCACttgctttcattttcttctttgctctgtttatttaatttcaatgtCATAGATTGGATGACTCACAATTCAGTTGATGCTCTGCTATTGTTCAGGGAACTACTGTCAGGGTTGAGTTTGGTGATGCCACCACAGCTTTAGACCCAGCTGATGCCCATACCATTACTCGTGCTTTTCCACACACTTATGGTCAGCCCTTGGCTCACTTTCTCAGGGCAACTGCAAAAGTACCTGATGCTCAGATTATAACGGAGCATCCAGCTATGAGGTGCTCATCGTATCATACTTCATGATTTTTGCCCTTCTACTTTTTAAGGACATTTTTAAAAGCAATTGGCTCTGCTTGTTGTACCATTTTCTTCATCCTTTCATCTTTCTGTGGAATTACCATGCATTAATGCATGGTGGCATGCtgtatatatgaaaataaatccTTATTTGTCTAATTCCCAAACCTTCTCACATTACAGGGTCGGTCTTGTCTTTTGTGGGAGACAATCCCCTGGTGGGCATAATGTCATATGGGGCCTTCACAAAGCTCTCAAAATCCACAACCCCAACAGCACTTTGCTCGGCTTTTTGGGTGAGCTTCATTCTTTGTTTAAAGATGTCACATATAGATTCATGTACACACCTACATATGCAGTAGGCACACTTGCATGAACGGGTATATGTCTGTTCAAATAATACTCTTTATTGATACTATGTTGTAATTACTTTCCTTATGTATTTTACATGTTGTAGTGTgcttagtttatttttatttttatttttctttcgtTATGTGACAAGTATTTCTTTCTCTGCTTCTGCTAACAGGTGGTACTCAAGGTTTATTTGCACAGAAAACTTTAGAGATCACAGATGACATTCTTTCAACCTACAAAAATCAAGGTAGGTTCTCTCATGAGGCAATATTATGTCCAAGTGCTCGGATTTCATACAGTTCTGTAATTTAACAGGCTTTAAAATGTGTTGGCTTGACAAGGTGGTTATGATTTGCTGGGACGAACACAAGATCAAATTAGAACGACTGAACAAGTTAATGCTGCATTAACTGCATGCAATGATTTGAAGTTGGATGGCCTTGTCATTATTGGAGGtgaatttaattatcattGTTTGCAAACATGGTATTATAAGTAATTAGAAGTTACTAAGTAATAGTTCTGTTTGGCTTGTAGGTGTAACATCAAACACGGATGCTGCTCAACTTGCTGAAACATTTGCTGAAGCTAAATGTCAAACAAAGGTAACTTGCATGACAAGATTTTCTTTACCATAAGAGTCAGTTAGGTGCTTCTGTCACTGTTATATGTGTGAGTTTGCCACAGCACTCTGAATTTTGTCTAATGTTTGCAGGTGGTTGGTGTTCCTGTTACACTGAATGGAGACCTCAAGAATCAATTTGTGGAAGCTAATGTTGGTTTTGATACAATATGCAAggtataattattttaaacgTTTAGGAGTTTAACATTGGGAATTTGAAATGGTAGTTAAAGCAAATTTAAGGAGAAAACATCACCTTTACTAAAAGTGTTCACATTACATACAGGTCAATTCCCAGCTCATCAGCAATGTCTGCACTGATGCTCTCTCTGCGGAAAAGGTATGTGGTTTACATCCTAAAATGGTATCTCCTGTATGAGTGGTTACGTCAATCCTGTTGGCATGAGGTTATTGAAAGTTGTGTAAGAAGCCAGTCAGAGCAGTAGACTAGTATGGTCATACCTTTCTGTTGCCTTACCCCTGCTTTTCTTTTCAGTATTATTACTTTATCCGTCTTATGGGAAGGAAGGCCTCGCATGTTGCACTGGAATGCACCCTCCAATCTCATCCAAATATGGTCAGTGTTTGCTTTctaattctaattttagttaCATATACTTTCTTGAGTTTTCACTTATTAACATTTGATATATGTTTAACAGGTAATTCTTGGTGAGGAGGTGGCTGCGTCAAAGCTTACTCTTTTTGACATAACAAAGCAAATATGTGATGCGGTTCAAGCCAGGGCAGAGCAAGgtcaaatatttcaagttgCTTTTATTTCGTGTTGGCCAGTGCTTAGTTGTCATTGTTGTTTCCTGACCTTGTGTGTTTGGACCAGACAAGAACCACGGGGTCATCCTTCTGCCTGAAGGGCTTATAGAAAGTATTCCTGAAGTGTATGCTCTGTTGAAGGTAACTAATTTTAAACAATGACTCCTCTAATTTTCTTCACATCCCTCTCGCTCCCAAAGAGAGATGTTTCTTTACATTTGAAGCTTCAATGTGACATTAATCTGTGCTTATATTGATGATTTTTACTTCAGGAAATTCACAGTTTGCTCAGGCAAGGTGTTTCTGCTGAAAAAATTTCTTCTCAACTTTCACCTTGGGCATCAGctttgtttgaatttttgcCACCTTTTATAAGGAGACAGGTTCTGGTTCAGATTTCCTTTAATTCATCATGTTTAAAGGTATATGTATACCGATTAATCAGCTTAATGAGTGACGATGTGATGTTCAATGTCACAGCTTCTCCTCCATCCTGAATCAGATGATTCTGCACAGTTGTCACAGGTCAGTAGGATGAGATATGCTTTCTTATTACAAGAAGAAGTTATCAGATTTTTCCAAAACTAATATCTGTTCTGCCTTCTTTCCAGATTGAGACAGAGAAACTTCTGGCGCACCTTGTAGAGACTGAAATTAATAAGCGCCTGGTAGGCAATAGTTTTCTCCTTTTGTTTTGTACACTcttattgtttctttcttgttgACATTGAACTAAacttttcaaaacatttagTGGTTggtacaaaaaagaaaatccatAACTTTTCCCCAGGAGTGCACTTTTCGGATAACAAGTTCTTCTGCCTCTCTCCCAGCATCCACCAGAATGTTTTAgtagtattttattttgaatcatttttagttaACCATATATCCTTAGTAGGTTCCAAGTTAAGATTCTTTACTCACTGATGTCTCATGTTGTTTTGAGCAGAAAGCAGGTACTTACAAGGggaaaaaatttaatgctaTCTGCCACTTCTTCGGGTATCAGGCTCGTGGATCCTTACCATCAAAATTCGACTGTGACTATGCCTATGTATGCTATCATTAAAACGTTATTATGTCTCCTTTGCCTTTGTTAATATGCTCCCTTTATAATAATGATACATTTTCACAGGTTCTTGGGCATATCTGCTATCATATTCTTGCAGCTGGTTTAAATGGTTACATGGCAACTATTACTAACCTAAAAAATCCAGTGAACAAGTGGCGCTGTGGTGCTGCACCTATTACAGTTgagttttcattttctttaccATAATCCATGATATGGACATCAAAATTTGACAACTTTTAATCATCATTTCCTTTCCCTCGCTGGGAACACCCTGCCCTCTCATCtactttttgatttttcatgcttttctTTTGTGCTTTCTTAAAGGCTCCTTGCCATTTGGTTCCTTATGTATGCTCTCTCTATAAGGCTCGACTTTAATTGCCTTTTTGTTTAACCTCAGGCAATGATGAGTGTGAAGCGCTGGTCTCAGAATCCCAATGCCTTGTCAATTGGAAAACCTGCTATTCATCCAGCTACTGTGGATTTGAAAGGCAAAGCATACGAGTAAGTGTCATTGTTAAAAGATGTTGTAAGTGAAGCAGTGTCGATTCTAGTTTTATAGGCACTCATTCTAATTTCTGTATGTCTGATTGCAGGCTGCTGAGACAAAACGCAGCAAGGTTTTTGCTGGATGATATCTACAGAAATCCAGGACCCCTTCAGTTTGATGGTCCTGGTGCTGATGCTAAGGCTGTGACCTTGTGCGTTGAAGACCAGGATTACATGGGCCGCATCAAGAAACTCCAGGAATATCTTGAAAAGGTGCCTAATTTTCTGTTGCCTTTCAGTTGTgtataattgtttttttcttgtatttcACATGTTTCGTTCGACAggtattttatctttatttgtgCATGAAATATATCTTTTTGGCTTTGGATATTGGTTTCTGTTCAATTGCAACTGCTAtggctgtatttttctcataCGGCACCACCTTATGTGCACGTTTTTCAGGTCCGTACCATTGTGAAGCCAGGGTGTTCTCAAGAAGTTCTGAAAGCGGCTTTAAGCGTAATGGCATCTGTGACAGAGGTTCTCTCTGTGATGTCTTCGTCGTCATCAGGCGGACAGACAACCCTTTGATACAATAACTTAGGAACATGCCAGTTATTGTACTCATGAtatcaattttcttaattatccTGAACTTATAGGCCTGGGCATGTGTGATAAACTGAGTTTCCCcctgttttcttgttttgggCGAGATGATAATAGCATGTACTCTTTAACAGTTTTGGAAGATTAAAAGTTTTATGGAAGGAATGATGGCATGGTAACCATGGTTTACTGTGGCAGATTTTTACGTTAAAAGTAGCATCACCGCGTTCTGTCATCGTGTTTGATTAGTATTTGTGCAGAGTGTGAGTGCAGACAGCAACTACATTAAATTAATTGAGGTTGGATGAGGATTGACCAAATAAATGGAATAAATAAAGGCAGAAAGACCAACTCACCAGTAAAGGGGCTCAGGTTAGTGGGGAATTTCGGGTTTAGAGGATATTCGAAATCATTAATTCTAGCCGTAAACTTGGATCTTGTTTATTTGAAGGAGCTAATATTACGTGCTTACTAAATGAATGAGTAAGAACGCACATAATTGCATTATTGAAACCCAGTGTTCTGTTTCGATTAAGACATCCGGATACTTAAAACTTCAAGCATTTCAATTCGaatatttatctatttaaatattgggaaaaaaaccaaagaatAAAAGTTTATGATTTAGGAGGGAATTGCGTGCTTTGGATAACTGTAAAAAATTCAGCAAATGAAACAGCATCccttaaattttcatttgagaTTAATGGGCAttgatgaaataaattttcattcttaaaTTGTAACCTAAAGATAAATTCCAATAAACTTTTAACAAATGTCTGTAATTGTAATTGAAATCACCAGGGGCTGCGTACAGAGTAATAGCACCCTTTTTTACGGGGCAAATAGTGAAGTGGAAAGATATCCCGTCCGTGTACTGTGTAGCTTGTAATGGTAACTACAAGATGAAGCCAAGCTAAGCTCTCATCCCTCTTGCACTTGCACATGACACCCAAAAGCTTTCCCAGACTGAAATGTGAAAACCCTCAAAGCCCCCCCACGAAAATACTTCCCTATCTTCCTCTGCTCCAACAGAAACTACTCTGCGCGCTCCCGATTCTgtgcagcagcagcagcaccCGCCCTCTATACCATCATCATCTCTGGTCAGTTAATCCTTTCCCACTAATCCTTCAGCTTTCGACTTTCGAATGCTATGTATGAATATTGAACATTGACACCAAACCCAATGGCCACAACTCAATTTGCAAACTTatggtttttaatatgattgTCACTTCCAAGTTCCAAAACcctcaaagagaaaaaagaatatatacaTGATTATCGTACAGCGGTGACCAGAGTCCCAGACCAATAGTCAGATAATACATTAGTTCAATGGATATTCATCCTCCAAATCTTGCAATTGAGTTTGATGACGACACTACTGCCCTTGACTTGGAACACCCACTACCTTTTGATCATTACGATCCCGCCTTGGCCCAACCTCTTTCCACCCTGGGGGATCCCAATCTCGAGCCATATGAGGGTATGGAATTTGATTCTGAACAGGCAGCTCGCATTTTCTACAATTCGTATGCCCGCCGCATTGGTTTTAGCACTCGGGTTAGTGTTTACCAGCGCTCACGTCGTGATGGCTCCATCATATGCCGCCAAATTGTCTGCTCCCGGGAGGGCTTTCGTAGAGATGCCGGTCAGAATAGCTCCAAGCGCCAGCGTACCATCACTAGAGTTGGTTGTAAGGCACAAATCACTGTCAAGAAGCAGACTTCTGGAAAGTGGGCTGTCTCTAAACTTGTTAAAGACCATAACCATGAGCTTGTGCCACCAGATAAGGTGCATTGCCTTCGTTCTCACAGGCATGTCTCTGGTCCTGCTCGCAGCCTCATTGATACACTTCAAGCCGCTGGGATGGGCCCAAGTGGAGTGATGTCTGTGTTGATTAAGGAATCAGGTGGAGTTAATAACGTTGGTTTTACTAAAGTTGATTGCCAGAATTATATGAGTAGTAGTCGACAGAGAACACTTGGGAGTGGGGGTCAGGTTGTTTTCGACTACTTGAAGCAAATGCAAACTGAGGATCCTGCTTTCTTTTATGCTGTCCAAGGTGATTTTGGTAACTCCACAGGAAACATCTTCTGGGCTGATGCTCATTCTAGAATGAATTATAATCACTTTGGGGACACTGTTGCATTTGATACAACTTATAGAACAAACCGATATCGTGTTCCTTTTGCCCCATTTACTGGGTGGAATCATCATGGACAACCTGTGTTGTTTGGATGTGCTTTGCTTCTCAATGAGTCAGAGTCCTCTTTTGTTTGGTTATTCCAGACTTGGCTAGCTGCAATGTCAGGCCGCCATCCTATTTCAATCACGACAGACCAGGATAGGATAATACGAGCAGCTGTTGCACAAGTTTTCCAGGGGACCCGCCACCGATTTTGTAAATGGAATGTGTTTAGGGAAGCTCAGGAGAAGCTTTCTGATGTATATCACTCACACCCGACTTTTGAAGCAGAGATTCAAAGATGCATCAATGTAACAGAGACAGTTGATGAGTTTGAGTCATGTTGGGAGTCCCTTCTTCTAAGGTACAGTCTTGGAGATAATGAATGGCTTCAGTCAATGTACAACACTCGACAGCATTGGGTACCAGTTTATCTTCGGGACACATTCTTTGGGGAGATGTCCATAAATCAAGGAAGTGATAGTATAAACTCTTATTTTGATGGTTATATAAATGCGTCAACTAATGCCCAGGTTCTGATTAAGCAATATGAAAAAGCAGTTGCAAATCGATATGAAAAGGAAGTAAAGGCAGATTATGATACATTAAATATAGCACCAGCTTTAAAAACTCCGTCTCCTATGGAAAAACAAGCAGCCAACCTTTACACAAGGAAGATCTTTATGAAATTCCAGGAGGAATTAGTTGAGACTCTTGCTTACCCTGCAACTGCAATTGATGACTCAGGATTAGAAGTAACGTATCGGGTGGCGAAATTTGGAGAAGACCATCAAGCACATTTTGTGAAGTTCAATGTTTTCGGAAAGAAAGCTAGTTGTAGCTGCCAAATGTTTGAATTTTCAGGCATTATTTGCAAGCATGTATTAGCAGTTTTCAGGGTAACAAATGTTCtgacattgccatctcattaTATCTTAAAACGGTGGACAAGAAATGCAAAAAGTGGGGCTGCAGTGGATGGTTGCACTGTGGAATTGCCAAGTAATATTCAGGAGTCCTATGCTGCTCGTTATGACAATCTATGCCATGAAGCTATTAAATTTGTGAGAGAAGGGACAGGATCAATACATACTTTTAATGTCGCAATGGATGCACTTCATGAGGCTGCAAAGAAGGTTGTTGCTGCAAAGAAGAATGATTCTGCAGTCATAAAAAATTCTCCTTTTAATTCTGGCCAGCAGCTTCAGTCTGGCTCTGAGGTAAAGTTCCTTTATTCATGATATATTCTCTTTAATTGACTTCCGTATTGTATCATTGATCTTCACTTTTTGCTCTTCATACTTTAGGTCATATCTGCAATATCTGTCTAAACATTGAATCAGGGCATTGTAGACCGGTTTAAGATTTGCTGAATTGCTTTTAAATAACCATCAGTAATAGCTCTAGTTTTTTTAGGAAACTATATACCAATCAATCCCCATAATGAAAACCCTTTACATCTCGAAGGAGTCATAATCTTATTCCTCTGCCTTGCTGCAGAACCAGGAGAAGAAAATCCAGGAACTAAGTGTGGAGTTGGAAGACGCAAGTCGACGGTGTGAAGGCTATCGAGCAAAACTGGCAGCTGTTTTGAAAGATATGGAAGAACAGAAGCTAAAGATGTCAGTGAAGGTTCAGAATGTGAGGCTTATTCTAAAAGACtgaacaaataaaacatgagGGTTGATGGTGGAGGTCTTGCCCGGGGTTCATGTAAATTACCTAACTAACTAACTAGTGAAAACTAAGAAGGTGGGGTTAGATTGGGAGAGGTCACTCAATTGGCGAATGCATTCCTTTATCAACCTTTGCTGACTCCACAACCACAACACGGTTGCTTGCAATGTACAGAAAATGCAGACTTTCTTCTCCTTTGGATTTTTAGCTGTGGAAAGGTTGATTAGTTCCAGTTTAGTACAGATAGAGCCttgtatttcttctttcttgctttcttttttaatatagGAAATCATGATTATGGCAGCCCCCAGATTCAAGTTGAAGCCAAGCAGCCGATGACTTCTATGAGATTTGATAGAAAATGTACTACCAAAACAAATTGGAAAAGGGCCTAGGCCTGCTAAGAGAATTGGGCTGGGCTAGTGAACAGAAAAGATCAGACCGTTGGGTCtctgaaaaaggaaaaagcccGTTGgggttatttatttatttctacgCAAAAGGGAAGGAAGGGGGCAAATATGGAAATGGGGGGTGGGGGCGCTGGATCGGggaatttgaaattcaaaaagaaaagtttccGTTGGACAACGACTGTTTTTGGGTTTCTAAAGGCAAAAGAAACGGTTATATATGAATATAGCGATTGGGTTTAGACATGTAATAGAAGAAAGAGGGTTTGGGATTGCGATTGTGACTTGTGAGAGAAAAAGCAGGAAATGGAGAGGCAAAGCCAAACGGCGGCGGTATCATCGTCAGCAATGGAGGCATTCGAGAAGTTGGAGAAGGTCGGGGAGGGAACGTACGGAAAGGTGTACAGAGCAAGAGAGAGAGCGACTGGGAAGATTGTTGCCCTCAAGAAGACTCGTCTTCACGAGGACGACGAAGGCGTTCCTCCCACCACTCTCCGCGAGGTCTCCATCTTGCGCATGCTCTCCAGAGATCCCCATGTTGTCAGGTCTTTCATTCTTTGGATTTCTTTGCTTTGCTTCCTAcgcatcttttttttttttttctcctgaTAAGCAGCTTTCTGGTTTCTTCCAACTCTAACAACATGATAATCATATAATTGTATGTGTTCAGGTTGATGGATGTGAAACAAGGGCAGAACAAAGAGGGAAAGACGGTTCTTTACTTGGTCTTTGAGTACATGGACACTGATCTCAAGAAATACATCCGCTCCTTTCGCCAATCTGGAGACCAGATTCCTGTTAACACTGTCAAGGTCTCCCCTATTTCTGTCTCTCtcttcattcttttctttctttctttctttgttcttgaTTGGGTTGAGGATGCATCTATGTTAACAGAGCTTGATGTACCAACTTTGCAAAGGTGTTGCCTTCTGCCACGGCCATGGCGTTTTACACAGGTTAACCCTCCCTTCCCTTCttctctctttacttttcttttagaTCAATTACTGAAGCCCATTTCATTTTGATGTTAAATACGCTTATTTCTTTCCTGTATTTTAACTGTTCCCTTCCATTAACTCAGGGACCTTAAGCCTCACAATCTCCTCATGGATAGAAAGACCATGACGCTTAAAATAGCTGATCTTGGCCTTGCCCGGGCTTTTACTCTTCCCATCAAGAAGTACACTCACGAGGTTACTCACACACCCTTATTTTACTTACCTTCACTCCTTTTCTGCATCACCTCTTCACTCCTGCCTCTTTCCCTAATTGAACTAAATGTAAATTTTCAGATATTGACCCTATGGTACAGAGCACCTGAAGTCCTTTTGGGGGCTACTCATTACTCAACTGCTGTGGATATGTGGTCTGTCGCCTGTATATTTGGTACTTGCTTACTCCTTTTTCCATATTCATACTTGCTATCTTCTTGATCTTGTTCTGCTAAATAAcctctttattcttttctccgttttctattttctcttctagcCGAGCTGGTCACCAAACAAGCCCTGTTCCCTGGAGATTCTGAACTGCAGCAGCTCCTTCATATTTTCAGGTCCATTATGCCTCTACATCCCCTGTCTTGGTGTCCCGTTCAAACCTTTTCTATCTTCTGATATCTTCTTCATGGATGCAGGTTGTTGGGTACTCCAAATGAACAAGTGTGGCCAGGAGTCAGCTTGCTGCCAAACTGGCATGATTACCCCCAGTGGAGCCCTCAGGGGCTGTCATCAGCTGTTCCTAATTTGGATGATGATGGGCTTCATCTCTTATCGGTAACCCTTGACTTTTTACAGCCTTATTTTCATAACAACTATCAAAAACCATCCTCTTCACAACATCTGATAGCTGATAGTTGAAATGTTTTGTTGGTGCTTGCAGCAAATGTTGCAATATGATCCCTCAAAGCGCATTTCTGCCAAGAAAGCCATGGAACACCCTTACTTTGCCGATCTCGACAAAGCCCATCTTTGAACAGCACAGAGGTGGTCGTTGCCCAATTAGATCAGCAAGAAGGAGTTCATTGGTAGAAACAATCCCATCTGCTTCTCTCAAGCATACTAGTTCCATCTTTACTGAATATTTGTGACTTGTTGCTTTCTGAAATGACTTTATCGCTCAAATTCTCCATTTGCTGAAATTTACTTTTTGTTAATGTCTAATGAAGAATTGACGTGTTGAATATATCACATATGAATCTTGGTCAATGAACAATTTTACTGTGGAATTTGTTTACATTGTTGCAACCATGGTGTTGACATGAAACTAGGCCAAGTGTGAAGAGAGTTTTGAGGCCAGCGCCGAAATTCCAAAGCATCAGTTGTATTTTTTGGAAAAGAGAAACATTTGTTGTCCTGAGTTTGGAATCTGTTCTTAATcctcccaaaaaaaaaaaataaaaaagaaaaagaaaagcggTAGCAGCACCTACAGCATCCTTTGCTGGTATATTGCTCCAGAAACATTTGTTTTAGCAGAATTCAGGCCACCAACCACATGAAAAATGTTGACCATAAGGTAAGCGAAATTGAGGCTAAGGCATAAGTCCAGAGCATGATAACAGAGCATTCACTCTCACCAGCTCCAAATAATTGAGTGATTGTACCTGTgcaagaattaaaaaaataataaacaaacaaTTATTTGGATCACTAGTTTCTGGCGGAACAAGAGTTAAGACAGAAATCCACAAGGAGAACAAATTGAACAAATTATGATACCTATGTTCATTGCAGGTGGAACAGCAAACTGAAGAAGGAGAACAAATTGATATAGTGCATCAGCTTGAACAAAACCAATACGAGAAGCTCCTTTAACAATGACAATACCAATGAGAGGCAGAGCAATATAACGAGCA from the Theobroma cacao cultivar B97-61/B2 chromosome 8, Criollo_cocoa_genome_V2, whole genome shotgun sequence genome contains:
- the LOC18592071 gene encoding pyrophosphate--fructose 6-phosphate 1-phosphotransferase subunit alpha, with product MDSDFGIPRELSDLQKLRSQYQPGLPPCLEGTTVRVEFGDATTALDPADAHTITRAFPHTYGQPLAHFLRATAKVPDAQIITEHPAMRVGLVFCGRQSPGGHNVIWGLHKALKIHNPNSTLLGFLGGTQGLFAQKTLEITDDILSTYKNQGGYDLLGRTQDQIRTTEQVNAALTACNDLKLDGLVIIGGVTSNTDAAQLAETFAEAKCQTKVVGVPVTLNGDLKNQFVEANVGFDTICKVNSQLISNVCTDALSAEKYYYFIRLMGRKASHVALECTLQSHPNMVILGEEVAASKLTLFDITKQICDAVQARAEQDKNHGVILLPEGLIESIPEVYALLKEIHSLLRQGVSAEKISSQLSPWASALFEFLPPFIRRQLLLHPESDDSAQLSQIETEKLLAHLVETEINKRLKAGTYKGKKFNAICHFFGYQARGSLPSKFDCDYAYVLGHICYHILAAGLNGYMATITNLKNPVNKWRCGAAPITAMMSVKRWSQNPNALSIGKPAIHPATVDLKGKAYELLRQNAARFLLDDIYRNPGPLQFDGPGADAKAVTLCVEDQDYMGRIKKLQEYLEKVRTIVKPGCSQEVLKAALSVMASVTEVLSVMSSSSSGGQTTL
- the LOC18592072 gene encoding protein FAR1-RELATED SEQUENCE 5, which translates into the protein MDIHPPNLAIEFDDDTTALDLEHPLPFDHYDPALAQPLSTLGDPNLEPYEGMEFDSEQAARIFYNSYARRIGFSTRVSVYQRSRRDGSIICRQIVCSREGFRRDAGQNSSKRQRTITRVGCKAQITVKKQTSGKWAVSKLVKDHNHELVPPDKVHCLRSHRHVSGPARSLIDTLQAAGMGPSGVMSVLIKESGGVNNVGFTKVDCQNYMSSSRQRTLGSGGQVVFDYLKQMQTEDPAFFYAVQGDFGNSTGNIFWADAHSRMNYNHFGDTVAFDTTYRTNRYRVPFAPFTGWNHHGQPVLFGCALLLNESESSFVWLFQTWLAAMSGRHPISITTDQDRIIRAAVAQVFQGTRHRFCKWNVFREAQEKLSDVYHSHPTFEAEIQRCINVTETVDEFESCWESLLLRYSLGDNEWLQSMYNTRQHWVPVYLRDTFFGEMSINQGSDSINSYFDGYINASTNAQVLIKQYEKAVANRYEKEVKADYDTLNIAPALKTPSPMEKQAANLYTRKIFMKFQEELVETLAYPATAIDDSGLEVTYRVAKFGEDHQAHFVKFNVFGKKASCSCQMFEFSGIICKHVLAVFRVTNVLTLPSHYILKRWTRNAKSGAAVDGCTVELPSNIQESYAARYDNLCHEAIKFVREGTGSIHTFNVAMDALHEAAKKVVAAKKNDSAVIKNSPFNSGQQLQSGSENQEKKIQELSVELEDASRRCEGYRAKLAAVLKDMEEQKLKMSVKVQNVRLILKD
- the LOC18592073 gene encoding cell division control protein 2 homolog D produces the protein MERQSQTAAVSSSAMEAFEKLEKVGEGTYGKVYRARERATGKIVALKKTRLHEDDEGVPPTTLREVSILRMLSRDPHVVRLMDVKQGQNKEGKTVLYLVFEYMDTDLKKYIRSFRQSGDQIPVNTVKSLMYQLCKGVAFCHGHGVLHRDLKPHNLLMDRKTMTLKIADLGLARAFTLPIKKYTHEILTLWYRAPEVLLGATHYSTAVDMWSVACIFAELVTKQALFPGDSELQQLLHIFRLLGTPNEQVWPGVSLLPNWHDYPQWSPQGLSSAVPNLDDDGLHLLSQMLQYDPSKRISAKKAMEHPYFADLDKAHL